The Alnus glutinosa chromosome 7, dhAlnGlut1.1, whole genome shotgun sequence genome includes a region encoding these proteins:
- the LOC133872195 gene encoding L-type lectin-domain containing receptor kinase VIII.2-like, whose product MAVLSISRNFTALTFFVFFFKSIAADPDSSFSFTRFGNDPKIESKIGVYGDAKVVNGGYAVQLTGPESSIAGVVMYKSPIKLVEGMSRKLVSFSTYFSFSMSTGNSDGLDFLMVPSGFNDTSPFELSLGSGKSKFEFVAVRFNTLRDNNGGLVKNHVGIGVGSVLSAGLSNASVYNLAPRSEKIHAWIDYEAGSKGLEVRLGQHGGSRPSSPLLSYQIDLSKALEDEEVFVSFRSSAGNSSKTCFLHSWSFKLRYVPNWMHSEPLDPKAFAKSTKTLAVPKRSDCLSRVLAAMIFGAACGALAAFTVLYLWTIFGNRRPVAPEEFSMQPMDCEYKKVQIVVDKAFEDGKK is encoded by the coding sequence ATGGCCGTATTATCCATTTCCAGGAACTTCACTGCCTTaactttctttgttttcttctttaaatCCATAGCTGCAGACCCAGATTCTTCTTTCTCGTTCACACGGTTCGGGAACGATCCAAAAATTGAGTCCAAAATCGGTGTGTATGGGGATGCAAAGGTTGTTAATGGTGGGTATGCCGTTCAGCTAACTGGTCCGGAGAGTTCAATTGCTGGGGTAGTCATGTACAAGAGCCCCATTAAACTTGTCGAAGGTATGTCTAGAAAATTGGTTTCTTTTTCGACGTACTTCTCCTTCTCGATGTCTACCGGTAACAGTGATGGTTTGGATTTCCTTATGGTTCCAAGTGGTTTCAATGATACTAGTCCATTTGAGCTTTCTCTAGGATCTGGGAAAAGTAAATTTGAGTTTGTTGCTGTTAGATTTAATACATTAAGGGATAATAATGGTGGTTTGGTTAAGAATCATGTAGGAATTGGTGTGGGTAGTGTTTTATCAGCGGGATTGAGCAATGCGTCTGTTTATAACTTGGCTCCTCGTAGTGAAAAAATCCATGCTTGGATAGATTATGAAGCCGGTTCAAAGGGATTAGAGGTTAGGTTGGGTCAACATGGTGGTTCGAGGCCCTCTAGTCCGTTGCTCTCGTACCAAATTGACTTGTCCAAAGCGTTGGAGGATGAGGAAGTGTTTGTGAGCTTTCGGTCGTCGGCTGGGAATTCTTCCAAGACATGTTTTCTGCATTCGTGGAGTTTCAAGCTTCGATATGTTCCGAATTGGATGCATTCTGAGCCATTGGATCCTAAGGCCTTTGCTAAAAGCACCAAAACTTTGGCAGTTCCAAAGAGAAGTGATTGCCTCTCGAGGGTGCTCGCTGCCATGATTTTCGGTGCTGCCTGTGGAGCATTGGCAGCATTTACTGTGTTGTATTTGTGGACAATCTTTGGTAATAGGCGTCCAGTGGCGCCGGAGGAGTTTTCCATGCAGCCCATGGATTGCGAGTACAAAAAAGTTCAAATAGTTGTAGATAAAGCCTTCGAAGATGGCAAGAAGTAG
- the LOC133872194 gene encoding tubulin beta-1 chain-like: MREILHIQGGQCGNQIGSKFWEVVCAEHGIDPTGMYQGGSDLQLERIDVYYNEANGGRYVPRAVLMDLEPGTMDSVRTGPYGQIFRPDNFVFGQSGAGNNWAKGHYTEGAELIDSVLDVVRKEAENCDCLQGFQVCHSLGGGTGSGMGTLLISKIREEYPDRMMLTFSVFPSPKVSDTVVEPYNATLSVHQLVENADECMVLDNEALYDICFRTLKLTTPSFGDLNHLISATMSGVTCCLRFPGQLNSDLRKLAVNLIPFPRLHFFMVGFAPLTSRGSQQYRALSVPELTQQMWDSKNMMCAADPRHGRYLTASAMFRGKMSTKEVDEQMINVQNKNSSYFVEWIPNNVKSTVCDIAPTGLKMASTFIGNSTSIQEMFRRVSEQFTAMFRRKAFLHWYTGEGMDEMEFTEAESNMNDLVSEYQQYQDATADEDDEYEEEEEEINDM; the protein is encoded by the exons ATGCGAGAGATCCTTCACATCCAAGGGGGGCAATGTGGGAACCAGATCGGAAGCAAGTTCTGGGAGGTGGTGTGTGCGGAGCACGGTATAGACCCGACGGGGATGTACCAGGGCGGATCCGATCTTCAGCTCGAAAGGATTGATGTATACTACAATGAGGCAAACGGTGGGAGGTACGTGCCTCGGGCTGTTCTCATGGATCTTGAGCCCGGAACCATGGACAGCGTCAGGACCGGACCCTACGGCCAAATCTTCAGGCCGGACAACTTCGTTTTCGGCCAATCTGGAGCCGGAAACAACTGGGCTAAAGGCCATTACACCGAGGGTGCAGAGCTCATCGATTCCGTGCTCGATGTGGTCCGTAAAGAGGCAGAGAATTGTGATTGCTTGCAAG GATTTCAGGTGTGCCATTCGCTGGGTGGAGGAACTGGATCTGGAATGGGGACCCTCTTGATTTCGAAGATCAGAGAGGAATACCCAGACCGAATGATGCTCACTTTCTCCGTGTTCCCTTCCCCGAAGGTCTCCGATACCGTCGTTGAGCCTTACAATGCAACCTTGTCGGTCCACCAGCTCGTTGAGAATGCAGACGAGTGCATGGTTCTTGATAATGAAGCTCTTTACGACATTTGCTTCCGCACCCTCAAGCTCACAACCCCAAGCT TCGGAGATCTGAACCATTTGATTTCTGCAACAATGTCTGGGGTCACATGCTGTTTGAGGTTCCCTGGGCAGCTTAACTCCGACCTTAGAAAGCTCGCTGTTAATCTAATCCCCTTCCCTAGGCTTCACTTTTTCATGGTGGGTTTCGCTCCTTTGACATCCCGAGGTTCGCAGCAGTACAGAGCCCTGAGCGTGCCAGAGCTCACCCAGCAAATGTGGGACTCAAAGAACATGATGTGCGCAGCCGACCCACGACACGGTCGATATCTCACGGCCTCGGCTATGTTCCGGGGGAAAATGAGCACCAAGGAAGTGGATGAGCAAATGATCAATGTCCAGAACAAGAATTCTTCCTACTTCGTGGAATGGATTCCTAACAATGTGAAATCCACCGTCTGTGATATTGCCCCAACAGGGTTGAAAATGGCATCCACTTTCATCGGTAACTCCACTTCTATCCAGGAGATGTTCCGCCGTGTGAGCGAGCAGTTCACTGCCATGTTCAGGAGAAAGGCCTTCTTGCATTGGTACACAGGGGAAGGTATGGACGAGATGGAGTTCACTGAGGCGGAGAGCAACATGAATGACCTGGTTTCGGAGTATCAGCAGTACCAAGATGCCACAGCCGATGAGGATGATGAGTAcgaggaagaggaggaagaaattAATGACATGTGA